In one window of Terriglobus sp. RCC_193 DNA:
- a CDS encoding EAL domain-containing protein — MTRLQLIVGGTILACVSGIVPPAALYYFSRNRALELEHEHLTRYARWTVQRAQSTLDDATSALNQLEPRHFPDCSREHIDAMRDAVLLHRTVDEMGFYVNGSVVCTSWGIVDKPVPERPANYVTKSGIGIRVRSAPKATGVPRVVTMASRSHFAQIDANLMIDIPTENNMSLALADGRGNVMAMFNSPAVGVVRQAIVGAPMGKVGNLIYSSFRTPDWVGVAIEDSSYTDVAFRRQRFYLLPLGLVLAAIVAGSVIVALRHRLSPVAELQTAIRKREFVAYYQPIVELETGRCVGAEALVRWKQPDGTLMAPDLFIPLAEQSGLIAGITDLVIQDVVRNMGRLLRSESGFHIAINLSAEDAETGRPLDSLFAILRANNINPSRIWLEVTERAFMHPDVARKSLMRARRNGHSILIDDFGTGYSSLSLLSSLPLDILKIDKSFVDAIGTDSATSLVTPHIIEMACQLNLQLIAEGIEMEDQAAFCRRQGVQFGQGWLFARAMPDREFLRYFHTHRTRRNAVSPVSDRQGESADAT, encoded by the coding sequence ATGACACGTCTGCAGCTCATCGTCGGAGGTACCATCCTTGCCTGTGTATCGGGCATTGTGCCGCCCGCCGCCCTGTATTACTTCAGCCGCAACCGCGCGCTTGAACTGGAACATGAACACCTGACCCGGTACGCGCGATGGACAGTACAGCGGGCGCAATCCACGCTCGACGATGCAACCTCCGCTCTGAATCAGTTGGAGCCGAGGCATTTCCCAGACTGCTCCAGGGAACATATCGATGCGATGCGGGATGCGGTACTCCTGCACCGTACCGTGGATGAGATGGGCTTTTATGTAAATGGCTCGGTGGTCTGCACCTCATGGGGAATTGTCGATAAGCCAGTACCAGAAAGGCCTGCGAACTATGTGACAAAGTCAGGCATTGGGATTCGTGTCCGGTCAGCTCCGAAGGCCACGGGTGTCCCGCGAGTGGTGACTATGGCGTCCAGGTCACACTTTGCCCAGATCGACGCCAATCTGATGATCGATATCCCCACGGAAAACAATATGTCGCTGGCGTTGGCCGATGGCAGAGGCAACGTCATGGCCATGTTCAACAGTCCAGCCGTGGGCGTCGTCCGACAGGCCATTGTCGGTGCTCCTATGGGCAAGGTGGGCAACCTGATCTATTCCAGCTTCCGCACGCCGGACTGGGTCGGCGTAGCCATTGAGGACAGCAGTTACACAGATGTCGCCTTTCGCCGCCAGCGGTTTTATCTTCTGCCCCTGGGTCTGGTGCTTGCGGCAATTGTGGCGGGTTCCGTTATAGTGGCACTTCGCCACCGTCTTTCCCCTGTCGCGGAGCTTCAGACCGCGATCCGCAAACGTGAATTCGTCGCCTATTACCAGCCCATTGTGGAGTTGGAAACAGGACGGTGCGTTGGCGCAGAGGCCCTTGTCCGGTGGAAGCAGCCCGACGGTACTCTGATGGCTCCTGACCTCTTCATCCCACTGGCGGAACAGAGCGGTCTTATCGCAGGCATTACGGATCTGGTCATTCAGGACGTGGTACGCAACATGGGGCGCCTGCTGCGCAGCGAATCCGGCTTCCACATTGCGATCAATCTATCGGCGGAGGATGCTGAAACCGGGCGCCCGCTGGACTCCCTGTTCGCCATTTTGCGTGCGAATAATATCAATCCGAGCCGCATCTGGCTGGAAGTTACGGAACGTGCTTTCATGCACCCTGATGTGGCACGCAAATCTCTCATGCGAGCGCGTCGCAACGGTCATTCCATCCTGATCGACGACTTCGGCACAGGCTATTCCAGCCTCTCCCTGCTGAGTTCTTTGCCGCTCGATATCCTCAAGATCGACAAGTCGTTTGTTGACGCCATTGGCACGGACTCCGCAACCAGCCTGGTAACACCGCACATCATTGAGATGGCCTGCCAGCTAAATTTACAGCTCATTGCGGAAGGCATTGAAATGGAAGACCAGGCCGCATTCTGCCGCCGTCAAGGCGTTCAGTTCGGGCAGGGATGGTTGTTTGCCAGGGCTATGCCAGATAGAGAGTTCCTTCGTTACTTTCATACCCACCGAACACGTCGCAATGCAGTTTCACCGGTGTCGGACCGCCAGGGGGAATCCGCAGATGCAACATAA
- a CDS encoding menaquinone biosynthetic enzyme MqnA/MqnD family protein — protein MKKLRIAAISFLNPAPLLYDFEHAPQRERLAARYDIHYTLPSQCAAQLASGEADLGLVPIASLPLIPGITAVPGCTIASLEAVRSIQLVVRPGMKLEEIRTLATDAASRSSAAYIRLLLKHFYGNTPTVHEEDANLAHMLTTSDAALLIGDPALLALEEHNRQHHFPDHTWIDVAKLWRKHTQLPWVAAVWAVRTAALEETGITPQRLTRDLQQSRDAGLEHIEDLVKEWTPRLPLLPETMRHYLSENIHYILDAECLTAIHRFFYLAEKTEILPAYRFQLLNEPK, from the coding sequence GTGAAGAAACTTCGTATCGCCGCCATCAGCTTCCTGAACCCCGCGCCGCTGCTTTATGACTTTGAGCACGCGCCGCAACGGGAGCGCCTCGCCGCCCGCTACGACATCCACTACACTTTGCCCTCGCAGTGCGCTGCGCAGTTGGCCAGCGGAGAGGCCGACCTCGGCCTGGTGCCGATCGCGTCACTGCCGCTCATTCCCGGCATTACCGCCGTTCCCGGATGCACCATCGCATCGCTGGAGGCTGTCCGCTCCATTCAACTCGTCGTACGTCCCGGCATGAAGCTGGAAGAGATTCGCACACTGGCCACGGATGCCGCCTCACGGTCTTCTGCCGCCTATATCCGGCTGCTTCTGAAACACTTCTACGGCAATACGCCGACCGTACACGAAGAAGACGCGAACCTGGCGCACATGCTCACCACCAGCGACGCGGCCCTGCTCATCGGCGATCCCGCTCTGCTGGCCCTGGAAGAACACAATCGCCAGCACCACTTCCCCGACCACACCTGGATTGACGTTGCGAAGCTCTGGCGCAAACACACGCAGCTTCCGTGGGTAGCTGCGGTTTGGGCCGTTCGCACCGCAGCCCTGGAAGAAACCGGCATTACGCCACAGCGACTCACCCGCGATCTTCAGCAATCGCGCGATGCCGGGCTGGAACACATCGAAGACCTGGTCAAAGAATGGACACCCCGCCTGCCGCTGTTGCCGGAGACCATGCGTCACTATCTCTCAGAAAACATCCACTACATCCTCGACGCGGAGTGCCTCACAGCGATCCACCGCTTCTTCTATCTCGCGGAAAAGACCGAAATTCTGCCCGCCTACAGGTTCCAGCTCCTGAACGAGCCGAAGTAA
- a CDS encoding YqaA family protein — protein sequence MANGIKHRHAYTPTNRVTRYFFSLGLLGLFFISVIDSSPIPLPIPGSSDILVTLLAAQRQEWLVVTLIATLGSVVGAAISYHAGRIGGFALMDRYVPQRFRDRMRRWTEEHAILSTALPAILPPPAPLMPFLIAAGALKMPPSKFYSSFTISRFFRHAFFAWLGMHYGRHIMRAYLHFAEKYGWILLVAVWGSVLFGAIYAIVKLRQNRLHQQSATPSTAAAA from the coding sequence TTGGCAAACGGCATAAAGCATCGCCACGCCTACACGCCGACCAATCGCGTCACGCGCTACTTCTTCAGTTTGGGGCTGCTGGGCCTGTTCTTCATCAGCGTTATTGATTCCTCGCCGATCCCGCTGCCCATCCCCGGCTCCTCCGACATCCTTGTCACGCTGCTCGCCGCCCAGCGACAGGAGTGGCTCGTGGTCACCCTCATTGCCACGCTGGGCTCCGTCGTCGGCGCGGCCATTTCGTATCATGCAGGCCGCATCGGCGGTTTCGCACTTATGGATAGATATGTGCCGCAGCGATTCCGTGATCGGATGCGTCGCTGGACAGAGGAACACGCCATCCTGTCCACCGCACTACCTGCGATTCTTCCGCCACCCGCGCCGCTCATGCCGTTTCTCATCGCGGCGGGCGCATTGAAGATGCCGCCGTCAAAGTTCTATTCCAGCTTCACCATCAGCCGGTTCTTTCGTCATGCTTTCTTTGCGTGGCTCGGCATGCATTACGGTCGACACATCATGCGGGCCTATCTTCATTTCGCTGAGAAATACGGGTGGATTCTGCTGGTGGCGGTATGGGGATCAGTCCTCTTCGGCGCTATCTACGCCATTGTGAAACTGCGCCAGAACCGCCTTCACCAACAGAGTGCAACTCCATCCACCGCCGCAGCCGCCTGA
- a CDS encoding TIGR03435 family protein — MRPAILAFTLAVTTTALAQTPLTAPPDARFEVATIKPGTPGENSGIRFLASFTQVFTQNTSVTDLLKYAYGLHGDQIISGPEDLMHRGYAINAVVSADTPTKPNADLLKQMLRNLLADRFGLTFHPDTRELPVYVLTADTPHLKPTEQTMPMTTGGYDKGHLFVGNGALRELAAYLQRFVTNRPVLDRTGITGHFDMDIHFTPDDAAADTSATATEYPGLFTAIRQQLGLKLTATKAPAPVIIIDKITDPTAN, encoded by the coding sequence ATGCGTCCGGCAATCCTCGCCTTTACTCTGGCCGTCACCACCACCGCCCTCGCGCAAACACCGCTGACCGCACCGCCCGACGCCCGCTTTGAAGTTGCCACCATCAAGCCCGGCACTCCCGGCGAAAACTCCGGCATCCGTTTCCTCGCCAGCTTCACGCAGGTCTTCACCCAGAACACGTCTGTCACCGATCTGCTCAAGTACGCCTACGGACTCCACGGCGACCAGATCATCAGCGGCCCGGAAGACCTCATGCATCGCGGCTACGCCATCAACGCCGTCGTCAGCGCAGACACACCCACAAAACCCAACGCAGACCTGCTCAAGCAAATGCTCCGCAACCTCCTCGCCGACCGCTTCGGCCTCACCTTCCACCCGGACACGCGCGAGCTCCCCGTCTACGTCCTCACCGCCGACACCCCACACCTCAAGCCCACCGAACAAACCATGCCCATGACCACCGGCGGCTACGATAAGGGCCATCTCTTCGTCGGCAACGGCGCCCTGCGAGAACTCGCGGCCTACCTCCAGCGTTTCGTCACCAACCGTCCCGTCCTCGACAGAACCGGCATCACCGGCCACTTCGACATGGACATCCACTTCACCCCGGATGATGCAGCAGCAGACACCAGCGCCACCGCCACCGAGTACCCCGGCCTCTTCACCGCCATCCGCCAGCAGCTGGGTCTGAAACTCACCGCCACCAAAGCTCCTGCACCTGTCATCATCATCGACAAAATAACCGATCCCACCGCCAACTAG